One window from the genome of Mycolicibacterium gadium encodes:
- a CDS encoding MFS transporter: MYETLTSRSATANPWHALWAMLVGFFMILVDATIVSVANPSIMAALDASYDAVIWVTSAYLLAYAVPLLVAGRLGDRFGPKNLYVLGLTVFTLASLWCGLADSINTLIIARVMQGFGAALLTPQTLSTITRIFPADRRGVAMSLWGATAGVATLVGPLAGGLLLDVLGWQWIFFVNVPVGVLGVALAVRLIPQLDTQVKRFDLLGMALSGIGMFMIVFALQEGQSHNWAPWVWGTIAGGIGFMAAFLFWQYVNPTDPLVPLRIFRDRDFSLSNIGVATIGFVVTAMIVPVMFYAQEVCGLSPTRSALVVAPMAIASGVLAPFVGRIIDRSHPRPVIGFGFSLVAIAMTWLSIEMTSATPIWRIVLPLTITGVGMAFIWSPLAATATRNLPPQLAGAGSGVYNTTRQVGSVLGSAGVAAFMTWRISDEVGVTRAESAQGEGVVDLLPAFLQEPFSAAMSQTLLLPAFFALFGVGAALFFLGFGSPRSVVFDDPHADRGIGIAPGWSDDDGFAVDHDEYVEYTVSWDDLEPGTTGRPAAASDPEPATEPMASRPQHVLHAPADLWHDEPVESWRHVTDEYPAVVEETPPAAQDILDFLRAENTSAPKVEPIGFAHNGFHVDERERSRHRARDEEPEPRTFWFESNGRHARDDPDDRSRHGRHSTPWPD; encoded by the coding sequence ATGTACGAGACCCTGACCTCCCGCAGTGCCACGGCGAACCCGTGGCACGCCTTGTGGGCGATGCTGGTCGGCTTCTTCATGATCCTCGTGGACGCGACGATCGTGTCGGTCGCCAACCCGTCGATCATGGCCGCGCTCGACGCCAGCTACGACGCGGTCATCTGGGTGACGAGCGCCTACCTCCTCGCCTATGCGGTTCCGCTGCTCGTGGCGGGCCGACTCGGCGACCGGTTCGGACCCAAGAACCTCTATGTGCTGGGGCTGACGGTCTTCACCCTGGCGTCGCTGTGGTGCGGGCTGGCCGACAGCATCAACACGCTGATCATCGCGCGGGTCATGCAGGGTTTTGGGGCGGCTCTGCTCACACCGCAGACGCTGTCGACCATCACCCGCATCTTCCCGGCCGACCGGCGCGGTGTCGCGATGAGCCTGTGGGGCGCGACGGCGGGCGTGGCGACACTGGTCGGTCCGCTCGCCGGTGGTCTGTTGCTCGACGTCCTGGGCTGGCAGTGGATCTTCTTCGTCAACGTGCCGGTTGGTGTCCTCGGGGTCGCCCTCGCCGTGCGACTGATTCCGCAATTGGACACCCAGGTGAAGCGGTTCGATCTGCTCGGTATGGCCCTGTCCGGGATCGGCATGTTCATGATCGTGTTCGCCCTCCAGGAAGGGCAGTCGCACAACTGGGCGCCGTGGGTGTGGGGCACGATCGCGGGTGGCATCGGCTTCATGGCCGCGTTCCTGTTCTGGCAGTACGTCAACCCCACCGACCCGCTCGTCCCGCTGCGCATCTTCCGGGACCGTGACTTCTCGCTGTCCAACATCGGCGTGGCCACCATCGGATTCGTCGTGACGGCGATGATCGTGCCGGTCATGTTCTACGCCCAGGAGGTGTGCGGCCTCTCGCCGACGCGTTCGGCACTGGTGGTGGCGCCGATGGCCATCGCGAGCGGTGTGCTCGCACCGTTCGTCGGCAGAATCATCGACAGATCGCATCCGCGTCCGGTGATCGGCTTCGGCTTCTCGCTGGTGGCGATCGCGATGACGTGGCTGTCCATAGAAATGACGTCCGCCACCCCGATCTGGCGGATCGTGCTCCCGTTGACGATCACCGGCGTTGGAATGGCCTTTATCTGGTCGCCGCTGGCGGCGACCGCAACCCGCAACCTGCCGCCGCAATTGGCCGGGGCGGGGTCGGGCGTCTACAACACCACCCGTCAGGTGGGTTCGGTGCTCGGCAGCGCCGGCGTGGCGGCCTTCATGACGTGGCGGATCAGCGACGAGGTCGGAGTGACTCGGGCGGAATCTGCCCAGGGCGAAGGTGTGGTGGACCTGTTGCCGGCATTCCTGCAGGAGCCGTTCTCGGCCGCGATGTCGCAGACGCTGCTGTTGCCGGCGTTCTTCGCGTTGTTCGGGGTGGGCGCGGCGCTGTTCTTCCTAGGGTTCGGTAGTCCGCGGTCGGTGGTGTTCGACGATCCGCACGCCGACCGCGGCATCGGCATCGCCCCGGGATGGAGCGACGACGACGGGTTCGCGGTCGACCACGACGAGTACGTCGAGTACACGGTGTCGTGGGATGACTTGGAACCGGGCACGACAGGTCGGCCAGCCGCCGCGTCCGACCCCGAACCGGCCACCGAGCCGATGGCTTCCCGTCCGCAGCACGTACTGCATGCGCCCGCGGACCTCTGGCACGACGAGCCGGTCGAGTCCTGGCGCCACGTGACCGACGAATACCCGGCCGTGGTCGAGGAGACTCCGCCCGCAGCGCAGGACATCCTGGACTTTCTGCGCGCCGAAAATACTTCCGCGCCCAAGGTCGAGCCGATCGGATTCGCGCACAACGGATTTCACGTCGACGAGCGCGAGCGGTCGCGGCACCGGGCCCGCGACGAAGAGCCCGAGCCGCGGACGTTCTGGTTCGAGTCAAACGGCAGGCATGCGCGCGATGATCCCGATGACAGGTCCCGCCACGGCAGACACTCCACCCCCTGGCCGGACTGA
- a CDS encoding FAD-binding oxidoreductase: MNLTERLADIVGPGYVSTDPDVLDGRSVDHTGRYRGHAALLVRPGSADEVADVLRACRDAGVYVTVQGGRTSLVAGTVPEHDDVLLSTERLRDVGEVDVAERRIRVGAGVTLAAVQHAATAAGLVFGVDLAARDSATVGGMASTNAGGLRTVRYGNMGEQVVGLDVALPDGAVVRRHSQVRMDNTGYDLASLFIGAEGTLGVITSLDLRLHPAPRSRVTAVCGFAGLEALVEAGRVFREMDGIAALELIDARASALTAEHAGVSAPVEGAWLLLIELAGDDDQTERLADALEEAQLAGEPAVGVDAVAQQRLWQVREAVAEVLGVYGPPLKFDVSLPLSAIPAFANQAVDLVAQHSPDTIPVLFGHIGEGNLHLNLVRCVLEPEREHDLYSAMMALIADLGGNVSSEHGVGTRKRDYVSMSRTAADIAAMRAVKAAFDPTGYLNPAVLFD, translated from the coding sequence ATGAACTTGACCGAGCGGCTGGCGGACATCGTCGGCCCCGGCTACGTCAGCACCGACCCCGACGTGCTCGACGGCCGCAGCGTCGACCACACAGGGCGTTACCGCGGGCACGCCGCGCTGCTCGTCCGGCCGGGGTCGGCCGACGAAGTCGCCGACGTGCTGCGTGCCTGCCGCGACGCAGGGGTGTATGTCACCGTCCAGGGCGGACGGACCTCGCTGGTGGCAGGCACGGTGCCCGAGCACGACGATGTGCTGCTGTCGACGGAACGGCTGCGCGACGTCGGCGAGGTCGATGTCGCAGAACGGCGGATCCGCGTGGGAGCCGGCGTCACACTGGCAGCGGTCCAACACGCGGCGACGGCGGCAGGGCTGGTGTTCGGTGTCGATTTGGCCGCGCGCGACTCGGCGACCGTCGGCGGTATGGCGTCGACGAATGCCGGCGGCCTACGCACGGTGCGCTACGGCAACATGGGCGAACAGGTCGTCGGCCTGGATGTGGCGTTGCCCGACGGCGCGGTGGTGCGTCGCCACAGTCAGGTCCGCATGGACAACACCGGCTACGACCTGGCGTCGCTGTTCATCGGGGCCGAGGGCACGCTCGGGGTCATCACCAGCCTGGACCTGCGGCTGCATCCGGCCCCGCGCAGCCGGGTGACCGCAGTCTGCGGGTTCGCCGGCCTGGAGGCGCTGGTCGAGGCGGGCCGGGTGTTCCGCGAGATGGACGGTATCGCGGCGCTGGAGTTGATCGATGCCCGCGCGAGCGCGCTGACCGCCGAACACGCCGGGGTGTCCGCGCCCGTCGAGGGCGCCTGGCTGCTGCTGATCGAATTGGCGGGCGATGACGACCAGACCGAGCGTCTCGCCGACGCGCTGGAGGAGGCGCAGCTGGCCGGCGAACCCGCGGTCGGTGTGGACGCGGTCGCACAGCAGCGGCTCTGGCAGGTGCGGGAGGCCGTCGCCGAGGTGCTCGGCGTGTACGGACCTCCGCTCAAATTCGATGTCTCGCTGCCCCTTTCAGCGATTCCGGCATTCGCGAACCAGGCCGTCGATCTGGTCGCCCAGCATTCACCGGACACCATCCCGGTGCTGTTCGGCCACATCGGCGAAGGGAATCTCCATCTCAACCTCGTGCGGTGCGTGCTGGAGCCCGAGCGCGAGCACGATCTGTATTCGGCGATGATGGCGCTGATCGCAGATCTGGGCGGCAACGTCAGCTCTGAGCACGGCGTGGGCACCCGCAAACGCGACTATGTGTCGATGTCACGCACCGCGGCCGACATCGCGGCGATGCGCGCGGTCAAAGCCGCGTTCGATCCGACCGGCTACCTGAACCCCGCGGTGCTCTTCGACTAG
- a CDS encoding TM0106 family RecB-like putative nuclease — translation MFVVAHGTQDRVIYSASDLAAAARCEYALLRAFDAKLGRGPAVSIEDELLARTAQLGGEHEQRHLDGLRALTEENVAVIGRPDYTVDGLTAAAEATMRAVQRRAPVIYQAAMFDGRFAGFADFLVLDGDEYRLRDTKLARSVKVEALLQLAAYADTLARAGVPVASEVELVLGDGATARYRVDELLPVYLSRRTSLQRMLDDHLAGGAAVTWEDEHVRACFRCPECEIQVRANDDLLLVAGMRVSQRARLIDAGILTVADLARHAGPVPELSARTVTTLASQARLQTTPKVDGKPPYEVVDAQPLMVLPDANKGDLFFDFEGDPLWTVDGHEWGLEYLWGVLTVNDEFHPFWAHDRASERKALVDFLAMVRKRLKRYPGMHIYHYAAYEKSTLLRLAGRYGVGENDVDDLLRNGILVDLYPLVRKSIRVGTENYSIKSLEPLYMGNELRDGQVTTAADSITQYARYCALRDDGRTDEAVVVLKEIEDYNVYDCRSTRRLRDWMMARAIESGVPPRGPQPVRDDDVIELGDDLERKLMKFAGDGVEARTAEQTAVAMIASARGFHRREEKPFWWSHFDRVNNPVDEWADNSDVFIAEKAVIDNDWHQPPKARKPQRHVRLIGSLANGGLTNSMYALYDPPAPAGLADDPDRRGFGSVTVIGYDDPEVPTEVVVCERPPKDGNTFDQVPFALTPGPPIPSKPLQESIEQTALAVAAGLPNLPPDAVTDILLRRPPRTISGAELPRRGVIADDIASALTDLDSSYLAVHGPPGTGKTFTSAKVIARLVNNNAWRVGVVAQSHAVVENLLGGVIEAGVDPDRVGKKKSAGMPWRQVEEKDYSAFIADPQGCAIGGTAWDFANSGRVPRLSLDLLVVEEAGQYSLANTIAVASAARNLLLLGDPQQLPQVSQGTHPEPVDTSALGWLIDGRHTLPTELGYFLDQSYRMHPTVCAAVSRLSYDGRLQSHDSVTAARSLEGQAPGVRVLSVEHDGNSTDSPEEADAIVAEIRGLLGTAWTDESGTVPLAQQHVMVVTPYNSQVVTLRRRLDAAGLTDVEVGTVDKFQGRQAPVVFVSMTASSADDVPRGIAFLLNRNRLNVAVSRAKYLSVIVQSPLLTEYLPGTPDRLVELGAFLSLRTCDRPTE, via the coding sequence ACCCGTCATCTATCAGGCCGCGATGTTCGACGGCCGCTTCGCCGGTTTCGCAGACTTCCTGGTGCTCGACGGCGACGAGTACCGGCTGCGCGACACCAAGCTCGCGCGTTCGGTCAAGGTCGAGGCGCTGCTGCAGCTCGCCGCCTACGCCGACACCCTCGCCCGCGCAGGCGTACCGGTGGCATCCGAGGTCGAGTTGGTGCTCGGTGACGGCGCGACGGCGAGATACCGCGTCGACGAACTTCTCCCGGTGTATCTGAGCAGGCGCACCAGCCTGCAACGGATGCTCGACGACCACCTGGCCGGCGGGGCCGCGGTCACGTGGGAAGACGAGCACGTGCGTGCATGCTTCCGCTGTCCGGAATGCGAGATTCAGGTGCGCGCCAACGACGACCTACTGCTCGTCGCGGGAATGCGGGTGAGCCAGCGGGCCCGGCTCATCGACGCGGGCATCCTCACCGTCGCCGACCTCGCCCGGCACGCCGGACCGGTGCCGGAACTGTCGGCGCGCACCGTGACGACACTGGCCTCCCAAGCCCGGCTGCAGACGACTCCAAAGGTGGACGGCAAGCCGCCTTACGAGGTCGTCGACGCGCAGCCGTTGATGGTGCTGCCCGACGCGAACAAGGGTGATCTGTTCTTCGACTTCGAGGGCGACCCGCTGTGGACCGTCGACGGCCACGAATGGGGTCTGGAGTACCTATGGGGCGTCCTGACCGTCAACGACGAGTTCCACCCGTTTTGGGCGCACGACCGCGCGAGTGAGCGCAAGGCACTGGTCGATTTCCTGGCCATGGTGCGCAAACGGCTGAAGCGCTACCCGGGCATGCACATCTACCACTACGCGGCATACGAGAAGAGCACGCTGCTTCGGCTGGCCGGTCGCTACGGCGTCGGCGAGAACGATGTCGACGACCTACTGCGCAACGGCATACTCGTCGACCTGTATCCGTTGGTGCGCAAGAGCATTCGAGTCGGTACCGAAAACTACAGCATCAAATCCCTGGAACCCCTCTACATGGGCAACGAGTTGCGCGACGGCCAGGTGACCACCGCGGCAGATTCCATCACGCAGTACGCGCGTTACTGCGCACTGCGCGACGACGGAAGAACCGACGAAGCGGTCGTAGTGCTCAAGGAGATCGAGGACTACAACGTCTACGACTGCCGCTCGACGCGCCGCCTGCGTGACTGGATGATGGCCCGCGCCATCGAATCCGGTGTCCCGCCGCGCGGACCGCAGCCCGTGCGCGACGACGACGTGATCGAACTCGGTGACGATCTCGAACGCAAGCTGATGAAATTCGCGGGTGACGGCGTCGAAGCGCGGACCGCGGAGCAGACCGCTGTCGCGATGATCGCTTCCGCCAGAGGTTTTCACCGTCGCGAGGAGAAGCCGTTCTGGTGGAGCCACTTCGACCGCGTCAACAATCCCGTCGACGAGTGGGCGGACAACAGCGACGTCTTCATCGCCGAGAAGGCCGTCATCGACAACGACTGGCACCAACCGCCGAAAGCGCGCAAGCCCCAGCGACACGTGCGACTGATCGGCAGCCTCGCAAACGGCGGACTGACCAACAGCATGTACGCGCTGTACGACCCGCCCGCGCCCGCGGGCCTCGCCGACGATCCCGACCGACGCGGTTTCGGGAGTGTCACCGTCATCGGGTACGACGACCCCGAGGTGCCCACCGAAGTCGTGGTCTGCGAAAGACCGCCCAAGGACGGCAACACCTTCGACCAGGTGCCGTTCGCGCTGACACCGGGACCGCCGATACCGTCGAAACCCCTTCAGGAGTCGATCGAACAGACCGCGCTCGCGGTGGCCGCCGGCCTTCCCAACCTGCCACCCGACGCCGTGACCGACATCCTGTTGCGCCGTCCACCCCGCACCATCAGCGGCGCCGAACTCCCCCGCCGCGGCGTGATCGCCGACGATATCGCCTCAGCGCTGACGGATCTCGATTCGTCCTACCTGGCGGTGCACGGGCCGCCGGGCACCGGCAAAACTTTCACGTCCGCCAAGGTGATCGCGCGACTGGTCAACAACAATGCGTGGCGCGTCGGTGTGGTGGCCCAGTCACACGCGGTGGTCGAGAATCTGCTCGGTGGCGTGATCGAGGCGGGTGTCGACCCCGACCGGGTTGGCAAGAAGAAGAGCGCCGGCATGCCGTGGCGACAGGTCGAGGAGAAAGACTACTCCGCGTTCATAGCCGACCCTCAGGGTTGTGCAATCGGCGGCACGGCATGGGATTTCGCGAATTCCGGGCGCGTCCCGCGGCTTTCGCTCGACCTGCTCGTCGTCGAGGAGGCCGGCCAGTACAGCCTCGCCAACACCATCGCCGTCGCGTCGGCGGCGCGTAACCTGTTGCTCTTGGGCGATCCACAGCAGCTGCCCCAGGTCAGTCAGGGCACCCACCCCGAACCGGTCGACACATCGGCGTTGGGCTGGCTCATCGACGGAAGACACACGCTGCCAACCGAATTGGGTTACTTCCTCGATCAGTCCTATCGCATGCACCCCACGGTGTGCGCGGCGGTCTCACGTCTGTCCTACGACGGCAGGCTGCAGTCGCACGATTCGGTGACCGCGGCGCGCAGCCTCGAGGGGCAGGCGCCCGGGGTGCGCGTGCTCAGCGTCGAACACGACGGCAACTCCACCGACAGCCCCGAGGAAGCCGACGCGATCGTCGCCGAGATCCGCGGCCTGCTCGGCACCGCTTGGACCGACGAAAGCGGCACGGTTCCCCTGGCTCAGCAGCACGTGATGGTTGTGACGCCGTACAACTCACAGGTCGTGACGTTACGGCGGCGCCTCGATGCCGCGGGGCTGACCGACGTCGAGGTCGGCACCGTCGACAAATTCCAGGGCAGGCAGGCGCCGGTCGTGTTCGTGTCGATGACCGCATCGTCGGCCGACGATGTACCACGGGGAATCGCGTTCCTGCTCAATCGGAATCGGCTCAACGTCGCCGTGAGCCGGGCCAAGTATCTCAGTGTCATCGTGCAGTCCCCGCTGCTGACCGAATACCTGCCCGGCACACCGGATCGCCTCGTCGAACTGGGCGCGTTCCTGTCGCTGCGCACGTGTGATAGACCCACGGAATGA
- a CDS encoding multidrug effflux MFS transporter — MATSPPVDATAVESTTSGDSSPGAKSPSRTKMVLILGLLVALGPLTIDMYLPALPKIADDLGVSSSVAQLTLTGTLAGLALGQLIVGPLSDSLGRRRPLMAGIVLHMLASLVCLFAPNIAVLGVARGLQGVGAAAAMVVAFAAIGDLFEESVAATVFSRVMLVLGAAPVLAPSLGAVVLLKASWHWVFAVLVVMAGALLLLAALALPETLPASHRRPLKVRSIAATYVEVLRDVRFVVLVLVAALGMSGLFAYIAGAAFVLQGRYGLDQQAFALVFAAGAVALIGATQFNVVLLRRFTPQTIALWALAAASVVGVVFVGLSAAHVGGLFGFVIPVWAILGAMGLVIPNAPAVALTRHPEAAGTAAAALGAAQFGLGAAIAPLVGVLGNDEFALALVMTVGMVTALFALALTLRVGARAVGTSAPVSKDNERDGVIGDAVPEPA, encoded by the coding sequence ATGGCAACATCACCCCCTGTGGACGCGACGGCTGTGGAATCGACGACCTCCGGGGATTCCTCGCCGGGGGCGAAGTCGCCGAGCCGAACCAAGATGGTTTTGATCCTGGGACTGTTGGTTGCCCTTGGCCCGCTGACCATCGACATGTACCTGCCGGCGTTGCCGAAGATCGCCGACGACCTCGGGGTGTCGTCGTCGGTGGCGCAGCTGACGCTCACCGGAACCCTCGCGGGCCTCGCCCTCGGACAGCTGATCGTCGGTCCGCTGTCGGACTCGCTCGGTCGGCGCCGACCGCTGATGGCCGGCATCGTCCTCCACATGCTGGCGTCGCTGGTGTGCCTCTTCGCGCCGAACATCGCTGTCCTGGGCGTGGCGCGCGGGCTGCAGGGTGTGGGTGCCGCCGCGGCGATGGTCGTGGCGTTCGCCGCGATCGGGGATCTGTTCGAAGAGTCCGTCGCCGCCACGGTCTTTTCCCGAGTGATGCTCGTGCTCGGCGCTGCCCCGGTGCTCGCCCCCTCGCTGGGTGCGGTCGTGCTGTTGAAGGCGTCCTGGCATTGGGTCTTCGCCGTGCTGGTGGTCATGGCGGGGGCGCTGTTGTTGCTGGCCGCCCTGGCGTTGCCGGAAACCCTGCCGGCGTCGCATCGACGTCCGCTGAAGGTGCGCAGCATCGCGGCCACCTATGTCGAGGTTCTGCGCGACGTCCGCTTCGTCGTGCTGGTCCTCGTCGCCGCGCTCGGCATGTCCGGGCTGTTCGCGTACATCGCGGGTGCGGCCTTCGTGCTGCAGGGCCGGTACGGGTTGGACCAGCAGGCCTTCGCGCTGGTGTTCGCGGCAGGTGCCGTCGCGCTGATCGGTGCCACCCAGTTCAACGTGGTGCTCCTGCGCCGGTTCACGCCGCAAACCATCGCGCTGTGGGCGCTGGCCGCAGCATCCGTGGTGGGCGTTGTGTTCGTGGGTCTTTCGGCTGCCCATGTCGGTGGACTATTCGGATTCGTCATTCCTGTGTGGGCGATCCTCGGTGCGATGGGTCTGGTGATTCCGAACGCTCCCGCCGTCGCACTGACCCGGCATCCCGAGGCCGCGGGTACCGCGGCGGCGGCGCTCGGCGCGGCGCAGTTCGGGCTGGGTGCGGCGATCGCCCCGCTCGTCGGGGTGCTCGGCAACGACGAGTTCGCCCTCGCGCTCGTGATGACGGTCGGTATGGTGACCGCGTTGTTCGCATTGGCCCTTACGCTGCGTGTCGGGGCTCGGGCGGTGGGCACGTCGGCGCCCGTATCCAAGGACAATGAGCGGGACGGTGTCATCGGCGACGCCGTCCCAGAGCCGGCCTGA